The genomic DNA TATGAATACTTAACCTGCTTAGCCGTTATTGAAGGTATTTGCGATGCCCACCAAGACACTGTATTTGATGGGCCGCACCTGACTGATTTAGCGGCAAAAATGCAAGTAAAGCGGGCATCAGCCAGTACCATGGTCAATAAACTGGAAAAGCGTGGTCTTATCCAGCGAGTACAATGTCGTTACGATGCCAGAGCCCAGCATGTACTCGTGACCAAAGCCGGGATGGCGTTGGTACGCAAAGAGCAGGCGATTTATAAAAATATGGCTACTGCTATTAAACAGCAATTAACCAAGGAGGAATATCGACTGTTTGAGAAGGTGATGGATAAGGTGTGTAAACACTTTTAGAGGTTGTTGTATTATTTTAATTTAAAATCCCCCCTACCCCTCCTTTGCCAAAGGGGGGGGGAATTAGAGCTTTAGCGGAAAGGAGTAAATAGCACCACCTGAGATAGATGTTTTAAGATTTATTTTTTAATCAAATAGTTAGTTAGCCTAACAAAATACCTAACCATTTATTAAATAAAGTATGGAGCTTGAAAAATGAACCCAGAATTTTGGAATCATTATTACCAAGAACAATCTACCATTTGGACCCAGCCAGATGAGGTATTTGCCACAGAAGTGGCTGAGTTAACCCCAGGTAATGCATTGGAATTAGGTGCCGGGGAAGGTGCAGACTGTTTGTTTTTAGCTAAATCTGGTTGGCAAGTGACTGCCATTGATTTTTCTCAAAAAGCCATCGATAGAATTAACCAACAGGCAGATAAACAGCAGATAACAATTAATACCGAGGTAAGCAATATTTTAACTTATCAGCCAAAGCAACAGTTTGACTTAGTATATATGGTGTTTATCCACTTACCTCTGGCAGAAAGAAAACAGATGCTGGCTAATGCTATTAACGCTTTAGCCCCTGGTGGTACCCTACTCTTTATCGGTATTGCTAGCAGCGATATGAACTGCGACCAGGATATTTCCCACCTGTTTTCTCCAGCCAAGGATATTGCTGCACTGTTATTAGCGGTAGCACCCGACCTATACATAGACAAACAAGGTCATCTTAACCGAGCAATCCCAATGCCAGACAAACAATCGTTTAAAGCTGAAACCATTATTGTGAAAGCCAAAAAGTTAAGGGACAAATAGCCAATGTCTATACCCATTACGAAAGGTATTTTTAGCCTCACCCCAGCCCTCTCCCAAAGGGAGAGGGAGCTAAAAGTGACTTTCGCGACGACCCTCCCCCCAGAGAGAAGGGATTTGATTTGAAGTGCTTTTGCGACAGCCTTAATGCGAAAGGTACATGTTTATTACCAGTCATAATCAGTAATTGACACTATAGTACCAATTTATTCTATTTTCTTTTACGAGGTTCTCCTACACTTATAAGCTACCAACGCAACACCTTTTCAAACGGTAGAGAGCAAACAGGGAGCGGTTATGAAAGCCATGACTAAAGGACTAGTCACACTACTCTTGTTTTATTGTGTCACTCTGGCTGGTCACGCAAAACTAGTAGAGTTTGTTTTAACTAACCAGGAATTATTACTAGACAGGGATAGTCAGCCTTATAATGATTACCTTAGCCAATTAAATAAACAACTGGGGCAACCGCAATCCATAAATACGCTAGCCATTATTCAGTTAAATAGCCACAACCAAACAGTGAAGATAGAGCAGTTAACGAGCCCATTAGTGTTAAGAGGAGAAATGTTCAACCCACAAACTGGGCTTATTGAGTCAGTGACTAACCAACCATTAGCCACTGGTAACCTTTACCTGGATATTGATGAAAACGAGGGCATAAATAAAATATTGATTTTTTCACCTAAAACTATGCCTGAAACTGGCTTAACTTGGCAATTTTCTACTGAGCGTAATGTAGCTTTGACCAATATTGGAATTAAAGAAAAAATCGGAGAGTCCGTTTTTAAGCTGGTTGATAATGGCCCATCCAGTAACCGGGTCGACTTGGTATTTGTAGCAGAAGGCTATACTCAAAATGAAATTGCTCGCTTTAAAGAGGATTTAACTGCCGTCGTTAACGGTTTTTTTGAAGAGCATCCGATAAGCCTGTATAAAAGCTATTTTAATGTGTGGGGCGTTGAATCAATCAGCAATCAATCTGGTGCTGGCTATAGTTATCCCAAAGACACCCGCTTCAAGTCGTATTTTAATTGCTATAATATCGACCGGCTGTTGTGTGTTGATATTAGTGAAGTGCAAAAATATGTCTCTCAGCGTTTAAGCAGTCATTCTCGGGATATTATTGTGGTAGTGGTCAATACTGACAAATATGGCGGCTCTGGCGGTGCTGTTGCTACCATGTCACTCCACTCATCAGCGGTTGATTTAGCCTTACATGAAGTGGCACATACCTTTGGTTTACTAGCGGATGAATACGACTACGGCAGTTGCCGAGTAGCTCCCGCTTCAGAAGCCAATGTCACCAATAATCGTTCAGGCAACAAATGGTCCCATTGGTTTGATGTCGCTAACAATGTCAACGTGTTTGAAGGAGCGAAATACTGCCGTTATGGTATGTATCGCCCAACGAATAATTCACTAATGCGTGCATTAGGTCAGCCATTTTATGCCGTCAACAGTGAACAACTTATACGACGAATTTACAGTTTTACTACACCGCTCTCATCACAAACGCCTAATACCAAAACAATTAATATTAGCACACAACAACAGCAGGCTTTTTCTGCCTCCCTACTTCAGCCGACCACCAAGACAGTCACAGCAAAATGGCAATTAAATGATAAGCAGGTAAGTTCAGCAACTGACTTTACCTTTATGGGTAACAATTACCCACCCGGTACTTACCAACTAACAGTAGAAGCACAAGATAAGACAAAGCATGTTATTGTCGACCGCAACAATCGACTTAAAGATGCTTTTACCTGGACAATTAATTTAAAAGCAGGCAGCCATCAGTGTCATACACCGGCCTCTCCCACCCACTTAACCGCTCAAATTCTTGATAAAAACACTTTTCAATTATCTTGGTTAGCCCCTGAGCACGCCCAGCACTATACTGTTCAACGGCTAATCGAAGGAACCTGGCAAGATGAAGTGAGTACTACAGCAACTATGACAGAAATATCCAATCTCGCCCCTGAAAGTGAGCAACTGGTTCGGGTAATTGGTGCGAATGGTTGTGATGAGATGGGTAAAGCATCAGAGCCACTTGAAGTCTCACTTAAGCGCACCCTTAATTTTTAATATCAACTGAAATTGTTAATATTCACTGAAAGGTACCTTTAAAAGGATTCTTTTGAAGGTACCCCAAAATAGTAATATTTTTGTTTTACAAATTACCTTCTGAATTTTTTATTACACCAGATAGCTTCCGATAGCCTAGCTAGCACTTTTTATTTCAATTCGTGCTGCTATTACTAACCTCACAGTAGTATGTTAGCACCCTAAAAACCTTTCTCTGTGACTATATTTATAGGTTGATAGCGATTCGTCGTTTGATAGTCTTTCCTCAATTCAGGTAGTTTCAGCCAAATGTTATGTATATCGCAATATTAACCATCATTCAGTTAAAAACATCGTTTAGTTTGTTGATTACCACGACATATTCAGGTTAATTTTTATAGCAACTATCAACTATTGGCATGAAGAGATATCCACTTATGTTAGGCAGTATGGGTTTAGTATTTTTTTGGTTATTACGTAAAACATTTGAATGGACACTGGTAACTGCAGCAGTATTGACATACGCTGAAATTGGTCCTGGTGGAGAAGCCGTTGCTGAATTAATCAATACTTTTCAAGAAGTGCTGCGCAATATTGATTGGCAAAACATCTTTCAACAATTAACCAACACAGTAAAAGCACTGATGCAGTCAATATCAGAAACCGTTGTTAATTAAAGCCTAGCTACATTTGCCAACAACGCTGGCCGGTAAAGCGTGATCGTAAATACTCCATCTGGTCGCCACGAATTTGACGGTTAGCTAAATACATAAACTCAAACACATTAGGCTCAAAAGGTACTGCTAATAATTCCATTCCTGCTTGTTCTGGAGTTCTGCCGCCTTTATGGTGGTTACAACGTTGGCAAGCGGCGACTACATTTTTCCATACATCCTTGCCACCTTGTACTTTTGGCACAATATGATCCCGGGTCAACTCCGTTTCTTTAAACGTATTGCCACAGTACATACACAAATAGTCGTCACGACGAAATAACAGTGCATTATTTAAACCAGGCACAAAGTTTTGTCGACGATGTTCCCCCATACAGGCAATGATGGGGTCCATATTGATTTCAGAGCGAACGCCAAACTTGTTGATTCCTCCAACAATACGTAGTGGCTGCTCACCGATACTCCATAACACTTGCTGTTTAACATACAAGGTGGCTGCTTCTTCTCGGCTTATCCATGCGGTCGGCAACCCGGATTTATTCAACCTTAATACACGAATCATATTTACCCACCATTCCACCAGTCTGCTTCACACCTAATTACCCACAACTATTTTGACATAAAGGGCACTGCGAATGGCTTTAGCGTAGTGCCTAACAGCCCCTATTTGGCCCAGCCAGGCTTAAACGCGTGGTTTTCTAACTCAGACACCTCATCGTAACTGGCAACAGGCATAGGCCAACGAAATGATGCTATCTTCTGATAGTTTCTCCCTTCTTTATGACATTTTTACCATTCACTTTGGTTATTGCTAAAAGTGTACTTATCTTGTCATATGACGGATTTGCACATCCACTATGACTCATTCACTTTCTTATTTATAAACATAGCCTTACTCTTATATTCTGTCTTGCTGAATACTCAGGTTTAGAGGCGCTCTTTAAATAAATATCAGCATTTAAACAACGTGTTGATCAATTAGAGATATGCACTAAACTAGTGAATAGAAGTAATATAAAACCAAACACTATTTCATTCATGTTAGTGACTTAATATCAAGCAAACCTTAAACAATCTAACTCTT from Spartinivicinus poritis includes the following:
- a CDS encoding MarR family winged helix-turn-helix transcriptional regulator, yielding MKLDESLDCFHRYLARLWNQDQQQAELSFNEYEYLTCLAVIEGICDAHQDTVFDGPHLTDLAAKMQVKRASASTMVNKLEKRGLIQRVQCRYDARAQHVLVTKAGMALVRKEQAIYKNMATAIKQQLTKEEYRLFEKVMDKVCKHF
- a CDS encoding class I SAM-dependent methyltransferase; protein product: MNPEFWNHYYQEQSTIWTQPDEVFATEVAELTPGNALELGAGEGADCLFLAKSGWQVTAIDFSQKAIDRINQQADKQQITINTEVSNILTYQPKQQFDLVYMVFIHLPLAERKQMLANAINALAPGGTLLFIGIASSDMNCDQDISHLFSPAKDIAALLLAVAPDLYIDKQGHLNRAIPMPDKQSFKAETIIVKAKKLRDK
- a CDS encoding M64 family metallopeptidase; protein product: MKAMTKGLVTLLLFYCVTLAGHAKLVEFVLTNQELLLDRDSQPYNDYLSQLNKQLGQPQSINTLAIIQLNSHNQTVKIEQLTSPLVLRGEMFNPQTGLIESVTNQPLATGNLYLDIDENEGINKILIFSPKTMPETGLTWQFSTERNVALTNIGIKEKIGESVFKLVDNGPSSNRVDLVFVAEGYTQNEIARFKEDLTAVVNGFFEEHPISLYKSYFNVWGVESISNQSGAGYSYPKDTRFKSYFNCYNIDRLLCVDISEVQKYVSQRLSSHSRDIIVVVVNTDKYGGSGGAVATMSLHSSAVDLALHEVAHTFGLLADEYDYGSCRVAPASEANVTNNRSGNKWSHWFDVANNVNVFEGAKYCRYGMYRPTNNSLMRALGQPFYAVNSEQLIRRIYSFTTPLSSQTPNTKTINISTQQQQAFSASLLQPTTKTVTAKWQLNDKQVSSATDFTFMGNNYPPGTYQLTVEAQDKTKHVIVDRNNRLKDAFTWTINLKAGSHQCHTPASPTHLTAQILDKNTFQLSWLAPEHAQHYTVQRLIEGTWQDEVSTTATMTEISNLAPESEQLVRVIGANGCDEMGKASEPLEVSLKRTLNF
- a CDS encoding HNH endonuclease, with the translated sequence MIRVLRLNKSGLPTAWISREEAATLYVKQQVLWSIGEQPLRIVGGINKFGVRSEINMDPIIACMGEHRRQNFVPGLNNALLFRRDDYLCMYCGNTFKETELTRDHIVPKVQGGKDVWKNVVAACQRCNHHKGGRTPEQAGMELLAVPFEPNVFEFMYLANRQIRGDQMEYLRSRFTGQRCWQM